One region of Paenibacillus polymyxa M1 genomic DNA includes:
- a CDS encoding response regulator transcription factor, protein MSNVLIIEDDNMLGDTLSLYLTGEGYNVTRVELATEGIALLNKEQPDIILLDLLLPDLDGVNPCPLIRKHTDVPIIVISTENNISERIRTLTLGADDYICKPFSMQELKARIEALFRRIKITRLQGRNTSPEAEPENGISLDLARRMVIVNGQMVEMTYSEFELMKLFYSNRGIVFSRYALIQALRGTDSFINERAVDVHINHLRRKIEKDPKKPQLIKTIWGIGYKFMQ, encoded by the coding sequence ATGTCTAATGTTTTGATTATTGAAGATGATAATATGCTGGGTGACACTCTCTCCTTATATTTAACAGGGGAAGGCTACAACGTTACTCGAGTGGAACTAGCAACTGAGGGAATTGCCCTACTCAATAAAGAACAGCCCGATATTATTCTTCTAGATCTGTTGCTTCCAGATTTGGATGGCGTGAATCCCTGCCCGCTGATACGCAAGCATACGGACGTGCCAATCATCGTGATTTCGACAGAAAACAACATTTCAGAGCGCATTCGTACACTTACGTTGGGAGCAGATGATTATATTTGCAAGCCTTTTAGTATGCAGGAGCTCAAAGCAAGGATCGAGGCTCTTTTCCGTCGGATTAAAATCACACGCTTGCAAGGAAGAAACACTTCACCTGAAGCTGAACCTGAAAACGGCATTTCTTTGGATCTGGCGAGAAGAATGGTTATCGTTAATGGCCAGATGGTAGAGATGACCTATTCGGAATTTGAGCTGATGAAGCTTTTTTATTCGAACCGAGGAATTGTATTTAGTAGATATGCATTGATTCAGGCTCTCCGTGGCACAGACTCCTTTATTAATGAGAGGGCAGTGGACGTACATATTAACCATTTACGCAGAAAAATCGAAAAAGACCCCAAGAAACCACAATTGATTAAGACCATCTGGGGAATCGGCTACAAATTTATGCAATAA
- a CDS encoding CD3324 family protein: MRYTNATKVLPQKLITEIQKYVQGETLYIPKPKTEYMNWGSLSGGRRLLEQRNTEIRNAFQNRSSIEQLAKEFFLSTETIKKIVYSHKK, encoded by the coding sequence TTGAGATATACGAATGCTACAAAAGTTTTACCTCAAAAACTAATTACGGAAATTCAAAAATATGTTCAAGGAGAGACTCTGTATATTCCTAAACCAAAAACGGAGTATATGAATTGGGGCAGTTTGAGTGGCGGGAGAAGGTTGCTTGAACAGCGAAATACCGAAATCAGAAATGCTTTTCAAAATCGCAGCAGTATCGAGCAATTAGCTAAGGAGTTTTTCCTTTCTACCGAAACCATTAAGAAAATTGTGTATTCACATAAAAAGTAG
- a CDS encoding methyl-accepting chemotaxis protein — MKKFSGEKWKIIRVLSKNFKTKLMVAFIAFLIIPSMIVGALSFESASQQIRNQIEESAEQAIIRTNFIIDSTIEPKLHDAEYFAERLKGNRVETEEQAAKLKELFKQYAALHPEAESIYYGTKDAKLTTYPPKQLPDNYDPRIRPWYDEAIKGNTKTAISSPYLSADSKQMTVTVSRATTDGSGVIGIDLKISGIKETLNNIKVGHEGYAILLDSNHTYIVHPTKVAGAKITDIESRMFQSDTGEYEYEYEGQPKYMNYATNKLTGWKIGGTLYLSEVDEAAQPILFSTLLTIVGCLVIGVIIVYFLIRSIIKPILKLKEQAVNVSAGDLTQDIQVMSKDEIGELGAAFQNMQHNLRSVIQNVGNSADHVALSSNELTISAEQTSAASEQVSQAVQEIASGAEKQTTGLENNSVALDEIAQGITRIAERSTSVADLARRSALQAEEGRKSVEQTGEQMNSIHQSVERSNRMIQTLQARSHEIGEITKVIGDISNQTNLLALNAAIEAARAGDHGKGFAIVADEVRKLAEQSQSSATQIANLIGEIQHETETTVETMDRVTTEVKDGLQISKETIVKLNHAMEGIRETTPQIDDVASIAQQISASVQEIAATASELATIATGNAATSEEVAASSQEQLASMEEISASAQLLSNMAADLKVMVSRFKY; from the coding sequence ATGAAGAAGTTTTCAGGGGAAAAATGGAAGATAATAAGGGTACTCAGCAAAAATTTTAAAACAAAGCTAATGGTGGCCTTTATTGCCTTTCTGATCATACCATCCATGATTGTGGGGGCTCTTTCGTTTGAGAGCGCTAGTCAGCAGATTCGAAACCAGATCGAAGAAAGTGCCGAGCAGGCTATAATTCGTACTAATTTTATTATTGATAGTACTATTGAACCCAAGCTACATGATGCAGAATATTTTGCAGAAAGACTAAAAGGCAATCGGGTAGAGACCGAGGAACAAGCGGCTAAACTGAAAGAGTTGTTTAAGCAATATGCTGCACTTCACCCAGAAGCAGAATCCATCTATTATGGTACGAAAGACGCTAAACTTACAACCTATCCACCAAAGCAATTACCAGATAATTATGATCCACGTATTAGACCTTGGTATGATGAAGCGATAAAGGGAAATACAAAGACAGCGATTAGTTCACCTTATCTTTCGGCAGACTCAAAGCAGATGACGGTTACGGTGTCGAGAGCAACGACAGATGGATCCGGTGTTATTGGTATTGACCTGAAAATTAGTGGTATTAAAGAGACATTGAACAATATTAAAGTAGGTCATGAAGGTTATGCCATATTGCTGGATAGCAACCATACTTACATTGTTCATCCAACGAAGGTAGCAGGCGCCAAAATTACAGATATTGAATCACGCATGTTTCAGAGCGACACAGGTGAATACGAATATGAATATGAAGGTCAGCCCAAGTATATGAACTATGCGACCAATAAGCTGACAGGCTGGAAGATAGGCGGAACGCTATATTTATCTGAAGTTGATGAAGCAGCTCAGCCGATTTTGTTCAGCACTTTGCTTACTATTGTCGGTTGTCTTGTGATTGGTGTTATTATTGTTTATTTCCTAATCCGTTCCATCATCAAACCGATTTTAAAGCTTAAAGAACAGGCGGTAAATGTGAGCGCAGGAGATCTGACACAGGACATTCAAGTCATGAGCAAGGATGAGATTGGAGAATTAGGAGCAGCTTTTCAGAATATGCAGCACAACTTGCGATCCGTTATTCAGAACGTAGGAAACAGTGCGGATCACGTCGCTCTTTCTTCGAATGAGCTGACGATAAGTGCGGAACAAACCAGCGCTGCAAGTGAGCAGGTATCCCAGGCTGTGCAAGAAATTGCTAGCGGTGCGGAGAAGCAGACTACGGGGCTGGAAAATAATTCGGTTGCACTGGATGAAATAGCACAAGGAATCACCCGAATTGCTGAACGCTCGACTTCAGTAGCGGATTTGGCCAGACGTTCTGCCTTACAAGCTGAGGAAGGACGAAAATCTGTGGAGCAGACAGGCGAGCAGATGAATTCCATTCACCAGTCAGTAGAGCGTTCCAACCGGATGATTCAGACCTTGCAAGCCCGCTCTCATGAAATTGGAGAAATTACGAAGGTCATTGGCGATATCTCCAATCAGACGAACCTGTTGGCCTTGAATGCAGCTATTGAGGCTGCCAGAGCAGGTGATCATGGTAAAGGCTTTGCCATCGTTGCGGATGAGGTGCGCAAGCTGGCAGAACAGTCTCAGAGTTCTGCCACCCAGATTGCCAACTTGATTGGCGAAATTCAGCATGAAACCGAAACTACGGTGGAAACGATGGATAGGGTCACGACTGAGGTGAAGGACGGACTACAGATTTCCAAAGAGACCATTGTGAAGCTGAATCATGCGATGGAAGGCATTCGGGAGACTACGCCTCAGATAGATGATGTTGCCTCGATTGCCCAGCAAATATCAGCTAGTGTACAAGAGATTGCAGCAACAGCCAGTGAGCTAGCAACGATTGCAACCGGTAATGCCGCCACATCTGAAGAAGTTGCCGCCTCCTCACAAGAGCAATTGGCTTCTATGGAGGAAATTTCGGCTTCTGCTCAGTTGCTTTCCAATATGGCTGCTGATTTGAAGGTGATGGTCAGTCGTTTCAAATATTAA
- a CDS encoding alpha/beta hydrolase fold domain-containing protein translates to MGAQKSRSRHLIDPEIISAVDLIPTTDLTKSTLMESRKNQSQMMQQLDVTQMFPVTLEKRVVPSYFNGPDIQIEIIKPKQSKHNKMPLYYSIHGGGMVLGSPVVDRPANAALAAEHGFCCVSVYYRLAPEHVQPSQLQDCYSGLKWCIEHAEELGIDTEKVAVGGSSAGGGLAAGLALYIRDQKEFEIHHLRLMRPMLDDRTSIAPEHPYAGEFIWTKQSNYFGWKSVLGVEPGSEEVSEYYVPARAKSWAGLPPTYINIGTVDLFIDEALFFAKQLVFDGVLVELHVYPGYHHMSPAFPNAHFSKEGARTSEYALLKALKIFDINCNEYNTKR, encoded by the coding sequence ATGGGGGCGCAAAAAAGTAGAAGCAGACATCTGATTGATCCAGAAATTATCAGTGCAGTTGATTTAATACCAACAACCGACCTTACCAAATCTACACTAATGGAATCACGTAAAAACCAATCTCAAATGATGCAACAATTAGATGTAACGCAGATGTTTCCTGTTACATTGGAAAAAAGGGTTGTGCCAAGTTATTTTAACGGTCCAGATATTCAAATAGAAATCATTAAGCCCAAACAATCAAAGCATAATAAGATGCCTCTATATTATTCGATACATGGAGGCGGGATGGTCTTAGGAAGTCCAGTCGTGGATCGTCCTGCTAATGCAGCTCTTGCTGCAGAACATGGTTTCTGTTGTGTATCTGTGTACTATCGCCTAGCGCCAGAGCATGTACAGCCAAGTCAGTTACAGGATTGTTATTCGGGCCTAAAATGGTGTATTGAACATGCGGAAGAGTTAGGGATAGATACTGAGAAAGTTGCCGTCGGGGGCAGTAGCGCTGGTGGCGGTTTGGCGGCTGGCTTAGCTTTGTACATTCGTGATCAGAAGGAATTCGAAATCCATCATCTAAGATTAATGAGGCCAATGCTAGATGACCGCACAAGTATCGCACCGGAGCATCCATACGCAGGCGAGTTTATTTGGACAAAACAAAGCAATTATTTTGGCTGGAAATCTGTATTGGGGGTTGAACCGGGTTCCGAGGAGGTAAGTGAATATTATGTGCCGGCCCGTGCCAAGTCTTGGGCCGGGTTGCCACCGACTTATATAAATATAGGTACCGTTGATTTATTCATTGATGAAGCCTTATTTTTTGCTAAACAACTGGTATTTGATGGTGTCTTAGTGGAATTACATGTCTATCCCGGGTACCATCATATGTCTCCCGCTTTTCCAAATGCGCATTTTTCAAAAGAAGGAGCTAGAACAAGTGAATACGCCTTACTGAAAGCTCTGAAGATATTTGATATAAATTGTAATGAGTATAATACTAAACGCTAA
- a CDS encoding thioredoxin domain-containing protein produces the protein MSTSSKPNRLAKEKSPYLLQHAYNPVNWFPWSDEAFEIAKRDNKPIFLSIGYSTCHWCHVMERESFEDQEVAEVLNQDYVSIKVDREERPDVDHIYMSICETMTGHGGWPLTIMMTPDQKPFFAGTYLPKEQKFGRVGLLELLGKVGIRWKEQPDELMELSEQVLTEHERQDLLAGYRGELDDQCLNKAFHEYSHTFDHEYGGFGEAPKFPSPHNLSFLLRYAQHTGNQQALEMVEKTLDAMSRGGIYDHVGMGFSRYSVDEKWLVPHFEKMLYDNALLAITYTEAWQVTGKRLYRQITEQIFTYIARDMTDAGGAFYSAEDADSEGEEGRFYVWSDSEIKAVLGDEDASFFNDLYGITPYGNFEGHNIPNLIDINLEAYGNKHDLTEPELEQRVSELKDKLFTAREQRVHPQKDDKILTSWNGLMIAALAKAGQAFGDTRYTEQARKAETFLWNHLRREDGRLLARYRDGQAAYLGYVDDYAFYVWGLIELYQATFDVQYLQRALTLNQNMIDLFWDEERDGLFFTGSDSEQLISRPKEIYDGAIPSGNSIAAHNFVRLARLTGETRLEDYAAKQFKAFGGMVAHYPSGHSALLSALLYATGKTSEIVIVGQRNDPQTAQFVQEVQAGFRPNMVVIFKDKGQPEIAEIAPYIHDYDLVDGKPAVYVCEHFACQAPVTHIDDLKHMLNRIE, from the coding sequence ATGTCAACGAGCAGCAAACCGAATAGATTAGCCAAGGAAAAATCACCGTACCTATTACAACATGCTTACAATCCGGTAAACTGGTTCCCTTGGTCAGATGAGGCTTTTGAAATTGCTAAGCGTGATAACAAGCCAATTTTCTTGTCGATTGGCTATTCGACTTGTCATTGGTGTCATGTAATGGAGAGAGAATCTTTTGAGGATCAAGAGGTAGCTGAGGTATTAAATCAGGATTACGTATCCATTAAAGTGGATCGAGAGGAACGTCCGGACGTGGATCATATTTATATGTCCATCTGTGAGACGATGACGGGGCATGGGGGCTGGCCGCTGACGATTATGATGACGCCGGATCAGAAGCCTTTTTTTGCGGGTACGTATTTGCCAAAGGAGCAGAAGTTTGGGCGTGTCGGACTTTTGGAGTTGCTGGGTAAGGTGGGAATCCGATGGAAAGAACAGCCGGATGAGCTGATGGAGCTGAGTGAGCAGGTACTTACCGAGCATGAACGACAGGACTTGCTTGCTGGTTATCGCGGAGAACTGGATGATCAATGCTTGAATAAAGCTTTTCATGAATACAGTCACACCTTCGATCATGAATATGGTGGCTTCGGAGAAGCACCGAAGTTTCCTTCTCCACATAACTTGTCATTTCTGCTGCGATATGCACAACATACGGGGAACCAGCAGGCACTGGAAATGGTAGAGAAGACGCTGGATGCGATGTCACGGGGCGGAATCTACGACCATGTAGGCATGGGATTCTCAAGGTACTCAGTGGACGAGAAATGGTTGGTGCCGCATTTTGAAAAAATGCTGTATGATAACGCTTTGTTGGCCATCACGTATACAGAAGCTTGGCAGGTGACAGGCAAAAGACTGTACCGACAGATCACTGAACAAATTTTTACATATATCGCAAGAGACATGACGGATGCAGGAGGTGCCTTTTATTCGGCAGAGGACGCGGATTCTGAAGGAGAAGAGGGTAGATTTTACGTCTGGAGCGACTCTGAGATAAAGGCTGTACTGGGCGATGAGGATGCCTCTTTTTTCAACGACTTGTACGGAATCACACCTTACGGTAATTTTGAAGGTCACAACATTCCAAACCTGATTGATATCAATTTAGAAGCCTACGGGAACAAGCATGACTTGACCGAGCCAGAACTGGAGCAGCGGGTCAGTGAGCTAAAGGACAAGCTGTTTACTGCCAGGGAGCAGCGGGTTCATCCTCAGAAGGATGACAAGATTTTGACCTCGTGGAACGGGTTGATGATTGCTGCTTTGGCCAAGGCGGGGCAAGCTTTTGGAGATACCAGATATACAGAGCAAGCTCGAAAGGCAGAGACGTTCTTGTGGAACCATTTGAGACGGGAAGACGGACGCCTATTGGCACGGTATCGGGATGGTCAGGCAGCTTACCTCGGCTACGTAGATGATTATGCTTTTTATGTGTGGGGGTTGATTGAGTTGTACCAGGCGACCTTCGATGTACAATATCTGCAGCGGGCACTGACGCTTAATCAGAATATGATTGATCTGTTTTGGGATGAAGAACGGGACGGGTTATTCTTTACCGGATCAGATAGCGAACAATTGATATCCAGACCCAAAGAAATTTATGATGGTGCGATTCCGTCGGGTAACAGCATTGCGGCCCATAATTTTGTGCGACTTGCGCGGCTAACGGGGGAAACTCGATTGGAAGACTATGCTGCCAAGCAGTTTAAGGCTTTTGGCGGGATGGTTGCTCATTACCCCTCAGGCCACTCAGCGCTGCTCAGCGCGTTGTTGTATGCGACGGGAAAGACGAGTGAGATTGTCATTGTAGGTCAAAGGAATGATCCGCAGACTGCCCAGTTCGTTCAGGAGGTTCAAGCTGGTTTTAGGCCAAATATGGTTGTTATTTTTAAGGATAAAGGACAGCCGGAGATTGCAGAAATAGCTCCTTATATCCATGATTACGATCTTGTGGATGGCAAACCAGCCGTATATGTGTGTGAACATTTTGCCTGTCAGGCACCTGTCACCCATATCGACGACCTTAAGCATATGCTGAATAGAATAGAATAA
- a CDS encoding hybrid sensor histidine kinase/response regulator, with translation MVRDLLLYTIVILLLVLIFQRQLIRQAITGVFYGLAGILFFYFGISDRTLLTCVLEIGIGLLFMTLFGQALTPTNYTYGQRLLDKNHDLLTLLRVQPGFTFRLEKRGDEFYYMLLDGELLERMGLNLQVNFNKWEHVKRIGDILELSSETLEQLTEYYKQAWFGNRTVFELEFWEYSALITLHPVRDDGFTRYVIGHVLDITEYKASEQKRKEMSESNHAKSIFLAHMSHEIRTPLNGIIGLSKLLSKTQLTDVQKDYLHKLLASSRTLIDILNNVLDFSKIEACKLELERVEFELENMLRHLADTIGTLLEHKEIEVVFITDPELPKSFKGDPLRMEQVLLNLMTNAIKFTDQGHVLLQVKMVGQQDGRVSVTFMVEDTGIGISKTGMDKLFVPFTQVSTSTHRYGGSGLGLAISKQLAEAMGGSVEVKSCLGEYSQFYFNVELDIGDLNVRSTQLEKPNGKALIIAQHKLVSHSLNELLQDLGLQTLTVSSFQEYADAFQKGEHFDFVMIDMGMEGFRELESWRHWFHILDKQMTQVIGLTTVFQLEEVAAEATEHGVDAFLSKPVTRNALLEVLRFSHEQEKSVSVDHHSLEAVATMNLQYEVGVSTQKYQILVAEDNEISQVVITEFLAERGFEVTIVTNGREVIELLERCSWDMVLLDLHMPEMDGFETARHIRRNRAFNRLPVIAFTADAVQTQQEICLRAGINDVLLKPVHKLTATRILNSWIHLAWLQELHGIHAEKAIAGMDGKVYIFQFALHKWIQEYQYLDKRVVRKMDNGQLSSALRLIHSLKGGTGNLCATELLAKVIKLERALKRSNETSGGELYPDWREQLSIVQKEINQIKSSIPWI, from the coding sequence TTGGTTCGAGATTTATTGCTATATACGATCGTGATATTATTGTTAGTTTTGATTTTTCAGCGTCAGCTCATTCGTCAGGCGATCACAGGCGTATTTTATGGACTGGCAGGAATTCTGTTCTTTTATTTTGGCATAAGTGATAGAACACTGCTGACCTGTGTGTTGGAAATAGGGATTGGTCTATTGTTCATGACTCTGTTTGGGCAGGCCCTAACCCCCACCAATTATACATATGGACAGCGATTGTTGGACAAAAATCATGATCTGCTAACTTTACTTCGAGTTCAACCTGGCTTTACCTTCAGGCTGGAGAAAAGGGGTGATGAATTTTATTATATGCTGCTTGATGGTGAATTGCTGGAGCGTATGGGGCTGAATCTGCAAGTTAATTTCAATAAATGGGAGCATGTGAAGCGTATTGGGGATATTTTGGAGCTTTCCTCTGAAACACTGGAGCAGCTTACCGAATACTACAAACAGGCTTGGTTCGGGAATCGGACCGTATTTGAATTGGAGTTTTGGGAATATTCAGCTTTAATTACCTTGCATCCTGTCAGGGACGACGGGTTCACCAGATATGTCATCGGTCATGTATTGGATATTACGGAGTATAAAGCTTCCGAGCAGAAAAGAAAGGAGATGAGTGAATCTAACCATGCAAAAAGCATTTTTCTAGCTCATATGAGCCACGAAATTCGAACGCCGCTGAATGGCATCATCGGGCTCTCAAAGCTGTTGAGTAAGACTCAACTGACTGACGTTCAAAAAGATTACCTCCACAAGCTGCTCGCCTCCTCGCGTACTCTTATAGACATACTCAATAATGTATTGGATTTTTCCAAGATAGAGGCTTGTAAGCTGGAACTGGAAAGGGTCGAATTTGAGTTGGAAAACATGCTTCGGCATCTCGCAGATACTATTGGGACTTTGCTGGAACATAAAGAAATAGAGGTCGTTTTTATAACAGACCCGGAATTGCCGAAAAGCTTCAAGGGAGACCCGCTTCGAATGGAGCAAGTACTTTTAAATCTTATGACCAACGCCATTAAATTCACAGATCAAGGGCATGTTTTGTTACAGGTAAAAATGGTAGGCCAGCAGGACGGACGAGTGAGTGTCACTTTTATGGTAGAAGATACGGGCATAGGCATTTCCAAGACGGGAATGGACAAGCTATTTGTCCCTTTTACCCAAGTGAGTACATCAACCCACAGATATGGGGGTTCCGGGCTGGGTTTGGCTATTAGCAAGCAATTGGCTGAAGCTATGGGCGGTAGCGTAGAAGTAAAGAGCTGTTTAGGAGAGTATAGTCAATTTTACTTTAATGTGGAGTTGGATATCGGGGATTTAAATGTAAGAAGCACGCAGCTAGAGAAACCAAACGGCAAAGCCTTAATCATTGCACAGCATAAACTGGTGAGCCACAGCCTAAACGAATTACTGCAAGATTTGGGACTACAAACACTCACCGTTTCATCCTTTCAGGAATATGCAGATGCTTTTCAAAAGGGTGAACATTTTGATTTTGTTATGATTGATATGGGGATGGAAGGCTTTAGAGAACTTGAATCATGGAGGCATTGGTTTCATATACTGGATAAGCAAATGACTCAGGTCATTGGGCTTACAACCGTGTTCCAGTTGGAAGAAGTAGCCGCTGAAGCTACAGAACATGGGGTGGATGCCTTTTTGTCTAAGCCAGTAACTCGGAACGCTCTTCTGGAGGTGCTCCGCTTTAGCCACGAGCAGGAAAAGTCAGTGTCGGTAGATCATCATAGTCTGGAAGCTGTTGCAACCATGAATTTGCAATATGAAGTAGGGGTCTCAACACAAAAGTATCAAATCCTCGTAGCGGAGGATAACGAGATTAGCCAAGTAGTGATAACCGAGTTTTTGGCAGAGCGCGGTTTTGAGGTAACGATAGTCACAAATGGAAGAGAAGTAATAGAGTTACTGGAGCGATGTTCCTGGGATATGGTGCTGCTTGATCTACATATGCCGGAAATGGATGGTTTTGAGACGGCCAGACATATTCGAAGAAACAGGGCTTTTAACAGACTCCCCGTTATCGCTTTTACCGCGGATGCTGTGCAGACTCAACAGGAAATTTGTCTTCGTGCAGGCATTAATGACGTATTGCTCAAGCCTGTACATAAATTGACCGCAACAAGAATATTAAATAGCTGGATCCATTTAGCGTGGCTGCAAGAATTACATGGCATTCACGCGGAGAAGGCGATAGCCGGTATGGATGGCAAGGTGTATATTTTTCAATTTGCCCTACATAAATGGATACAGGAATACCAGTATCTTGATAAGAGAGTTGTGAGAAAGATGGATAATGGTCAGTTATCCTCTGCTCTTCGATTAATTCACTCGCTGAAGGGAGGGACGGGGAATCTGTGTGCGACTGAGCTGCTGGCAAAGGTGATAAAGTTGGAGAGAGCATTGAAGCGCAGCAATGAAACCTCAGGGGGAGAACTGTATCCAGACTGGAGAGAGCAACTGAGTATAGTTCAAAAGGAGATTAATCAAATTAAATCATCCATTCCCTGGATCTAA